From the genome of Blautia pseudococcoides, one region includes:
- a CDS encoding ABC transporter permease, with amino-acid sequence MKSYLSLIPISAKVHRRQNRMTLLCIVFAVFMVTAVFSMAEMGARMEYTRLLGKHGKLSMTDLLGSYMGQSLLLVACVLFLLILIAGVLMISSSMNSTVAQRIKFFGMMRCIGMSKQQIVHFVRLEALNWCKTAVPIGLALGVVTTWGLCAVLCFLVGEEFSNIPLFGISIIGIVCGILVGVITVLLAANAPAKRASKVSPVAAVSGNVGNEKTIRHAANTRFGRIETILGINHAVSVKKNLILMTGSFALSIILFLSFSVFVDFVAYLMPQSVATSDIDIASDDGNTIPHELLVSIQGMDGVKEVYGRRSAFDLPASIDKNVSPSDTVDLISYDDFDLQSLKKDGDLKKGSDLSKVYGNSSFVLATSDADSTWKIGDTIQIQGETLTIAGLLKNDPFSSDGLTNGKITLISSSDTFVRLTGEENYSLVMVQTTSDATDEDVQAIQTAAGETFSFRDKRDERTSGTYMAFVFCVYAFLTIIALVTVLNIVNSISMSVSARMKQYGAMRAIGMDERQVTKMIAAEAVTYATLGCATGCIIGLPLSKLLYDFLIAEHFPYAVWHFPLESLLIILLFVSFAAIVAFLAPSKRIRSMPITATINEL; translated from the coding sequence ATGAAAAGTTATCTTAGTCTCATTCCCATCTCTGCTAAAGTCCATCGCCGTCAAAATCGTATGACGCTGCTTTGCATTGTATTTGCTGTATTTATGGTGACAGCAGTATTCAGTATGGCTGAAATGGGTGCTCGGATGGAGTATACGCGGCTGCTTGGAAAGCATGGTAAGTTGTCCATGACAGATTTACTTGGAAGTTACATGGGACAATCGCTTCTCCTGGTCGCTTGTGTCCTATTCCTGCTGATTCTGATTGCAGGTGTTTTGATGATTTCCAGCAGCATGAACAGTACTGTCGCACAACGGATCAAGTTCTTCGGGATGATGCGTTGTATCGGCATGAGTAAACAGCAGATTGTACATTTTGTGCGGCTGGAAGCATTGAATTGGTGCAAGACCGCCGTTCCCATTGGCCTTGCGCTGGGCGTTGTTACGACATGGGGGCTGTGTGCGGTATTGTGTTTTCTGGTGGGCGAAGAATTTTCTAACATTCCGCTCTTTGGTATCAGCATCATCGGCATTGTCTGCGGTATCCTTGTGGGCGTTATTACCGTTCTTCTCGCCGCAAATGCTCCGGCGAAGCGGGCTTCCAAAGTATCCCCTGTTGCAGCGGTGTCTGGAAATGTGGGCAATGAGAAAACAATCCGCCATGCAGCCAATACCCGCTTTGGAAGAATTGAGACGATCCTTGGTATCAACCATGCTGTTTCGGTGAAGAAGAACTTGATTTTGATGACAGGCTCTTTTGCACTCAGCATCATTCTGTTTTTGAGTTTTTCCGTATTCGTCGATTTTGTGGCCTATCTGATGCCGCAGTCTGTTGCCACATCAGATATTGATATTGCAAGTGATGACGGCAATACGATTCCCCATGAGCTGCTTGTTTCTATTCAGGGAATGGACGGTGTAAAAGAGGTCTATGGACGTCGGAGTGCGTTTGATCTTCCAGCTTCCATTGATAAGAATGTAAGTCCTTCCGATACCGTCGATTTGATTTCTTATGACGATTTCGATTTGCAGAGCTTGAAAAAAGACGGCGATTTGAAAAAAGGCAGCGATCTGTCCAAGGTCTACGGAAATAGCAGCTTCGTATTGGCCACATCCGATGCGGACAGCACATGGAAAATTGGTGATACGATTCAGATTCAAGGGGAAACTCTTACGATAGCCGGACTGCTGAAAAATGATCCGTTCAGCAGTGATGGTCTGACAAATGGTAAAATCACGCTGATTTCTTCCAGCGATACCTTTGTCCGCCTGACTGGAGAAGAAAATTACTCGCTTGTGATGGTACAGACAACAAGTGATGCGACAGACGAAGATGTTCAGGCAATTCAAACCGCCGCAGGAGAAACATTCAGCTTCCGTGATAAGCGTGACGAGCGTACATCAGGAACCTATATGGCCTTTGTGTTCTGTGTCTATGCGTTTCTGACAATCATTGCTCTGGTGACGGTACTGAACATTGTCAATAGCATTTCCATGAGCGTATCCGCAAGGATGAAGCAATATGGAGCGATGCGGGCAATTGGAATGGACGAACGGCAAGTGACAAAGATGATTGCAGCTGAAGCGGTGACTTATGCTACGCTGGGGTGTGCTACGGGCTGCATCATTGGCCTGCCGTTGAGCAAACTGCTATATGATTTCCTTATTGCTGAGCATTTTCCTTATGCCGTTTGGCACTTCCCGCTGGAATCACTTTTAATCATTCTCTTGTTTGTTTCGTTCGCAGCAATCGTGGCATTTCTCGCCCCGTCAAAGCGCATCCGCAGTATGCCAATCACAGCGACGATCAATGAATTATAG